One segment of Nostoc piscinale CENA21 DNA contains the following:
- a CDS encoding hemerythrin domain-containing protein, with the protein MAKTKAKDILSLIEAEHRQVEKLFTEAEKANKNKLHEIFAQIYLALNLHARTEELVFYPALREYEETAQYIEEAEEEHEEAEILLEEIKALQPGNAEFKSKLSDLKEAVQHHVEEEESEIFEAVRGCISEEELIELGKEFQEAKVKLEADVKEAMAQ; encoded by the coding sequence CAGAACATCGTCAAGTTGAAAAACTGTTTACAGAAGCAGAAAAAGCTAATAAAAACAAGCTCCACGAAATATTTGCTCAGATTTATCTAGCATTAAATTTACACGCTAGAACTGAAGAATTAGTTTTCTATCCAGCATTACGCGAGTATGAGGAAACTGCACAATATATAGAAGAAGCTGAAGAAGAACACGAAGAAGCTGAGATTCTTCTAGAAGAAATTAAAGCACTACAACCAGGCAACGCTGAGTTTAAATCCAAATTGAGTGATTTAAAAGAAGCAGTGCAGCATCATGTAGAAGAAGAAGAAAGTGAAATTTTTGAGGCTGTACGTGGGTGTATCAGTGAAGAGGAATTAATTGAATTAGGGAAAGAATTTCAAGAAGCTAAAGTGAAATTAGAAGCGGATGTGAAAGAAGCGATGGCGCAGTAA